One window of Lemur catta isolate mLemCat1 chromosome 3, mLemCat1.pri, whole genome shotgun sequence genomic DNA carries:
- the GNAT2 gene encoding guanine nucleotide-binding protein G(t) subunit alpha-2, translating into MGSGVSAEDKELAKRSKELEKKLQEDADKEAKTVKLLLLGAGESGKSTIVKQMKIIHQDGYSPEECLEFKSIIYGNVLQSILAIIRAMSTLGIDYAEPSCADDGRQLNNLADSIEEGTMPPELVEVIRKLWKDGGVQACFERAAEYQLNDSASYYLNQLERITDPDYLPNEQDVLRSRVKTTGIIETKFSVKDLNFRMFDVGGQRSERKKWIHCFEGVTCIIFCAALSAYDMVLVEDDEVNRMHESLHLFNSICNHKFFAATSIVLFLNKKDLFEEKIKKVHLSICFPEYDGNNSYEDAGNYIKSQFLDLNMRKDVKEIYSHMTCATDTQNVKFVFDAVTDIIIKENLKDCGLF; encoded by the exons ATGGGGAGTGGAGTCAGCGCTGAGGACAAAGAACTGGCCAAGAGGTCCAAGGAGCTAGAAAAGAAGCTGCAAGAGGATGCTGACAAGGAAGCCAAGACAGtcaagctgctgctgctgg GTGCTGGGGAGTCAGGAAAGAGCACCATCGTCAAACAGATGAA GATCATTCACCAGGATGGCTATTCTCCGGAAGAATGCCTGGAGTTCAAGTCTATCATCTACGGGAATGTGCTGCAGTCCATCCTGGCTATCATCCGGGCCATGTCCACACTGGGAATTGACTATGCTGAACCAAGCTGTGCG GATGATGGGCGACAGCTCAACAACCTAGCTGACTCCATTGAGGAGGGAACCATGCCTCCCGAGCTGGTGGAGGTCATCAGGAAGTTGTGGAAGGATGGTGGGGTGCAAGCCTGCTTCGAGAGAGCAGCAGAGTACCAGCTCAATGACTCGGCATCTTA CTACCTAAACCAACTGGAACGAATTACAGACCCTGACTACCTCCCTAACGAGCAAGATGTGCTACGATCCAGGGTCAAAACCACAGGCATCATCGAGACCAAGTTTTCCGTCAAAGACTTGAATTTCAG GATGTTTGATGTGGGAGGGCAAAGATCGGAGAGAAAGAAGTGGATCCATTGCTTTGAAGGAGTCACCTGCATCATTTTCTGTGCAGCCCTCAGTGCCTATGATATGGTGCTGGTCGAAGATGACGAAGTG AATCGTATGCATGAGTCTTTGCATCTGTTCAACAGCATATGTAACCACAAGTTCTTTGCGGCTACTTCCATTGTCCTCTTTCTCAACAAGAAGGACCTCTTTgaagaaaaaatcaagaaagtcCATCTCAGCATTTGTTTTCCAGAGTATGATG GGAACAACTCCTATGAGGATGCGGGGAATTATATCAAGAGCCAGTTCCTTGACCTGAATATGCGAAAAGATGTCAAAGAAATCTACAGTCACATGACCTGTGCTACAGACACACAGAATGTCAAATTTGTGTTTGATGCAGTTACAGATATTATTATCAAAGAAAACCTCAAGGACTGCGGGCTCTTCTAG